A window from Drosophila nasuta strain 15112-1781.00 chromosome 3, ASM2355853v1, whole genome shotgun sequence encodes these proteins:
- the LOC132793865 gene encoding protein phosphatase 1 regulatory subunit 12B isoform X15 gives MSFRSRSRTQAPLPSRRRSLSSSSRMGATGSSATGAYNYNGSSYNSRPLSTGYFPSSSSNGNSSYQSPYTSMYSSRESLYGGGSGSRGYGSYSNASSGYDSTSRYGYPSTSSSSAYGSSSYVSPYSSSYDNGVTTASLSFKSPSLSASNSFKGSSASSRLLKTKSLSNSNSSLNAGYPNSSSTAGATVAAIAATRSNSLREQERKSRNRTRSRSAAQRSISASSEKSEGYESGSERTSRSRTASTATASVASDSKSSSSSDKAENGDGIDYKALWEAAKMENDKLKQMLKQKDDEVVQTRATLERFANATTKNSLSEIEKRERRAMERKLSELEEELKQLDVYKTDNHRLKEENAALIRVISKLSK, from the exons ATGTCCTTTCGCTCAAGATCGCGCACTCAGGCGCCGCTCCCCAGTCGACGGCGTTCGCTCTCCTCCAGCTCCCGAATGGGAGCCACAGGGAGCTCTGCAACTGGAGCGTATAACTACAACGGGAGCAGCTACAACTCGAGGCCACTGAGCACGGGTTACTtcccaagcagcagcagcaatgggaACAGCAGCTATCAGAGTCCCTACACAAGCATGTACAGCTCGAGGGAGAGTCTGTATGGCGGGGGAAGCGGGAGTCGTGGCTATGGCAGCTATTCGAATG CGAGTTCTGGCTACGATTCGACTTCTCGTTATGGTTATCCCAGCACCTCTTCATCATCTGCATACGGAAGCAGCAGCTATGTCAGTCCCTATTCGAGCAGCTATGACAACGGTGTGACCACCGCATCGCTAAGCTTCAAGTCTCCCAGCTTGAGTGCCTCCAATTCCTTTAAGGGTTCCTCGGCCAGCTCGCGTCTGCTCAAGACCAAATCGCTGTCCAACTCAAACAGCAGCCTCAATGCAGGTTaccccaacagcagcagcacagcgGGTGCAACTGTGGCAGCCATTGCTGCCACACGCAGCAATTCACTTAGGGAACAGGAGCGAAAGTCACGCAATCGAACACGATCCCGAAGTGCAGCTCAGCGCTCGATCAGCGCTTCCTCGGAGAAGAGCGAAGGTTACGAA AGCGGCAGCGAACGCACCTCACGCTCTCGCACTGCGAGCACAGCCACCGCAAGTGTCGCCAGCGATTCGAAGAGttccagcagcagcgacaaggCGGAGAATGGAGATGGCATTGACTACAAGGCGCTCTGGGAAGCGGCCAA AATGGAGAACGATAAGCTCAAGCAAATGCTCAAGCAGAAGGACGACGAAGTTGTACAAACGCGTGCGACGCTCGAGCGTTTTGCCAATGCC ACAACTAAAAATTCACTCTCTGAGATTGAGAAGCGTGAAAGAAGAGCTATGGAACGCAAGCTTTCCGAATTGGAAGAAGAGCTCAAG caacttGATGTCTACAAGACGGATAATCATCGCCTGAAGGAGGAGAACGCAGCGTTGATTAgagtaattagtaaattaagtaaatga
- the LOC132788317 gene encoding threonine-rich protein has translation MNKIGILVLLVAMIGQVLSQSQCQVCQTDNQVSCESESTYYICLGERRYGPYSCEANEVCTNSADICVDKSLVTGNIINVCGDDESACQSCPDNKKYTCVSSTQAARCVNGEVSTSLIIDCGEDEICVSEAETTFKNVCVPNCAADFAQYNATCSNAVYTPPTQAPPTTPSPTEVLSICQEAAETKTTRYFFAYADSTCRTYVYCEKASLTSTTFTQTFTGGCSSPTPYFNTATGRCQATISDSCRTDAPTTTQAPTTTTATASSTSEDTTSTTEATDDPVTVTEEPTEQ, from the exons ATGAACAAAATCGGAATTCTTGTCCTGCTTGTGGCGATGATTGGCCAGGTGCTGAGCCAGAGCCAATGTCAGGTGTGCCAAACGGATAATCAAGTGTCCTGCGAATCGGAGAGCACTTATTACATTTGCCTGG GTGAACGGAGATACGGTCCCTACAGCTGTGAAGCTAACGAAGTTTGCACCAACTCCGCGGATATTTGTGTGGACAAGAGTTTAGTTACGGGCAACATTATAAACGTTTGCGGTGACGATGAATCCGCCTGTCAGAGCTGTCCGGACAACAAGAAATACACTTGTGTGAGCAGCACACAAGCAGCTCGTTGCGTCAATGGTGAAGTGTCCACGTCCTTGATCATCGATTGCGGTGAGGATGAGATTTGCGTCTCCGAGGCCGAAACCACATTCAAAAACGTTTGCGTGCCCAACTGTGCAGCGGACTTT GCACAATACAACGCCACCTGCAGCAATGCTGTTTACACGCCACCAACTCAGGCGCCACCCACTACGCCTAGTCCCACTGAGGTGCTGAGCATTTGCCAAGAGGCAGCCGAGACCAAGACCACCAGATACTTCTTTGCCTACGCCGATTCCACTTGCCGCACTTACGTCTACTGCGAGAAGGCTAGTCTGACGAGCACAACCTTCACTCAAACATTCACCGGAGGCTGCTCGTCACCTACTCCCTATTTCAACACGGCCACCGGCAGATGCCAGGCAACCATTTCGGACAGTTGTCGCACCGatgcaccaacaacaacccaggcaccaactacaacaactgcCACCGCATCCTCAACTTCTGAAGATACAACTTCAACAACTGAAGCTACAGATGACCCTGTTACCGTTACCGAGGAACCTACTGAACAATAG
- the LOC132791555 gene encoding threonine aspartase 1: MAGFIAVHTGAGNCIDESKYQRVIKEACMRATEILRNGGSAVDACEAAIMRLENCGNTNAGFGSNLCLDGTVQCDAAIMDGTTLNFGACTNVSRVKNPIQLARRICDGQSEQQPLERIPPMVLAASGAEQYAEQQGCAMIEPNVLISSKAKFHYNHYKSKYDAVVGNHSKAVVEDADVVPEPGNEVELSAAPLDTVGAVCVDGAGNTAAGCSSGGILLKMPGRVGQAATYGAGCWASDTDELAIATCTTGNGEYLMKTLLAREICYGAFDSDCAVTSLHKTFKQKFLDSPLLPQQQDLYAGALTLLYYPKQSSGEVMWSHTTQSFCVGYMATTQKVPKFVHSPLPTYSVPGRSCVVNGHNFHLRI; this comes from the exons atggCTGGATTCATAGCGGTGCATACag GAGCTGGAAACTGCATAGACGAGTCGAAATACCAGCGCGTCATCAAAGAGGCATGCATGCGGGCCACAGAGATTCTACGAAACGGCGGCAGCGCCGTCGATGCCTGCGAAGCGGCAATAATGCGCCTGGAGAACTGTGGCAACACAAACGCCGGCTTCGGGTCCAATCTCTGCCTGGATGGCACGGTGCAATGCGACGCTGCCATCATGGATGGCACCACACTCAACTTCGGTGCTTGTACAAATGTGAGTCGGGTCAAGAATCCCATTCAGTTGGCGCGACGCATTTGTGATGGGCAATCGGAGCAACAGCCATTGGAACGCATACCGCCCATGGTGCTGGCTGCGAGTGGAGCGGAGCAGTATGCCGAGCAACAAGGCTGTGCCATGATCGAGCCCAATGTGCTGATCTCATCGAAAGCGAAATTCCATTACAATCACTATAAGAGCAAATACGACGCGGTTGTGGGCAACCATAGCAAAGCTGTCGTGGAGGATGCGGATGTGGTGCCAGAACCGGGCAACGAGGTGGAACTCTCTGCCGCTCCGCTGGACACTGTGGGCGCAGTGTGCGTGGATGGCGCTGGCAACACGGCAGCTGGCTGCAGTTCCGGCGGAATACTGCTGAAGATGCCCGGACGAGTGGGTCAAGCGGCTACGTACGGGGCTGGCTGCTGGGCAAGCGATACGGATGAGCTGGCCATTGCCACGTGCACGACGGGCAATGGTGAGTATCTGATGAAGACGCTGCTGGCGCGTGAGATCTGCTATGGTGCCTTTGATAGCGATTGCGCTGTGACGAGTCTGCATAAGACGTTTAAGCAAAAGTTCCTCGATTCACCGTTGTTGCCGCAACAACAGGATCTCTATGCCGGCGCCTTGACACTGCTCTACTATCCGAAGCAAAGCAGCGGCGAGGTGATGTGGAGCCACACGACACAATCGTTTTGTGTCGGCTACATGGCGACAACGCAGAAAGTGCCAAAG TTTGTACACTCGCCACTGCCCACATACAGTGTGCCAGGGCGATCGTGCGTCGTCAATGGCCATAATTTCCATTTGCGCATTTAG
- the LOC132793865 gene encoding protein phosphatase 1 regulatory subunit 12B isoform X14, with translation MSFRSRSRTQAPLPSRRRSLSSSSRMGATGSSATGAYNYNGSSYNSRPLSTGYFPSSSSNGNSSYQSPYTSMYSSRESLYGGGSGSRGYGSYSNASSGYDSTSRYGYPSTSSSSAYGSSSYVSPYSSSYDNGVTTASLSFKSPSLSASNSFKGSSASSRLLKTKSLSNSNSSLNAGYPNSSSTAGATVAAIAATRSNSLREQERKSRNRTRSRSAAQRSISASSEKSEGYESGSERTSRSRTASTATASVASDSKSSSSSDKAENGDGIDYKALWEAAKMENDKLKQMLKQKDDEVVQTRATLERFANATTKNSLSEIEKRERRAMERKLSELEEELKLLQKLKTENDRLRAENRALTRVVSKLTTSAQSQLAKSK, from the exons ATGTCCTTTCGCTCAAGATCGCGCACTCAGGCGCCGCTCCCCAGTCGACGGCGTTCGCTCTCCTCCAGCTCCCGAATGGGAGCCACAGGGAGCTCTGCAACTGGAGCGTATAACTACAACGGGAGCAGCTACAACTCGAGGCCACTGAGCACGGGTTACTtcccaagcagcagcagcaatgggaACAGCAGCTATCAGAGTCCCTACACAAGCATGTACAGCTCGAGGGAGAGTCTGTATGGCGGGGGAAGCGGGAGTCGTGGCTATGGCAGCTATTCGAATG CGAGTTCTGGCTACGATTCGACTTCTCGTTATGGTTATCCCAGCACCTCTTCATCATCTGCATACGGAAGCAGCAGCTATGTCAGTCCCTATTCGAGCAGCTATGACAACGGTGTGACCACCGCATCGCTAAGCTTCAAGTCTCCCAGCTTGAGTGCCTCCAATTCCTTTAAGGGTTCCTCGGCCAGCTCGCGTCTGCTCAAGACCAAATCGCTGTCCAACTCAAACAGCAGCCTCAATGCAGGTTaccccaacagcagcagcacagcgGGTGCAACTGTGGCAGCCATTGCTGCCACACGCAGCAATTCACTTAGGGAACAGGAGCGAAAGTCACGCAATCGAACACGATCCCGAAGTGCAGCTCAGCGCTCGATCAGCGCTTCCTCGGAGAAGAGCGAAGGTTACGAA AGCGGCAGCGAACGCACCTCACGCTCTCGCACTGCGAGCACAGCCACCGCAAGTGTCGCCAGCGATTCGAAGAGttccagcagcagcgacaaggCGGAGAATGGAGATGGCATTGACTACAAGGCGCTCTGGGAAGCGGCCAA AATGGAGAACGATAAGCTCAAGCAAATGCTCAAGCAGAAGGACGACGAAGTTGTACAAACGCGTGCGACGCTCGAGCGTTTTGCCAATGCC ACAACTAAAAATTCACTCTCTGAGATTGAGAAGCGTGAAAGAAGAGCTATGGAACGCAAGCTTTCCGAATTGGAAGAAGAGCTCAAG CTCTTGCAGAAGCTAAAGACTGAGAACGATCGTCTACGTGCCGAGAATCGTGCCCTAACGCGAGTTGTCTCTAAGTTGACCACCTCGGCACAGAGTCAACTagccaaaagcaaataa
- the LOC132793865 gene encoding protein phosphatase 1 regulatory subunit 12A isoform X16, producing the protein MSFRSRSRTQAPLPSRRRSLSSSSRMGATGSSATGAYNYNGSSYNSRPLSTGYFPSSSSNGNSSYQSPYTSMYSSRESLYGGGSGSRGYGSYSNASSGYDSTSRYGYPSTSSSSAYGSSSYVSPYSSSYDNGVTTASLSFKSPSLSASNSFKGSSASSRLLKTKSLSNSNSSLNAGYPNSSSTAGATVAAIAATRSNSLREQERKSRNRTRSRSAAQRSISASSEKSEGYESGSERTSRSRTASTATASVASDSKSSSSSDKAENGDGIDYKALWEAAKMENDKLKQMLKQKDDEVVQTRATLERFANAQLDVYKTDNHRLKEENAALIRVISKLSK; encoded by the exons ATGTCCTTTCGCTCAAGATCGCGCACTCAGGCGCCGCTCCCCAGTCGACGGCGTTCGCTCTCCTCCAGCTCCCGAATGGGAGCCACAGGGAGCTCTGCAACTGGAGCGTATAACTACAACGGGAGCAGCTACAACTCGAGGCCACTGAGCACGGGTTACTtcccaagcagcagcagcaatgggaACAGCAGCTATCAGAGTCCCTACACAAGCATGTACAGCTCGAGGGAGAGTCTGTATGGCGGGGGAAGCGGGAGTCGTGGCTATGGCAGCTATTCGAATG CGAGTTCTGGCTACGATTCGACTTCTCGTTATGGTTATCCCAGCACCTCTTCATCATCTGCATACGGAAGCAGCAGCTATGTCAGTCCCTATTCGAGCAGCTATGACAACGGTGTGACCACCGCATCGCTAAGCTTCAAGTCTCCCAGCTTGAGTGCCTCCAATTCCTTTAAGGGTTCCTCGGCCAGCTCGCGTCTGCTCAAGACCAAATCGCTGTCCAACTCAAACAGCAGCCTCAATGCAGGTTaccccaacagcagcagcacagcgGGTGCAACTGTGGCAGCCATTGCTGCCACACGCAGCAATTCACTTAGGGAACAGGAGCGAAAGTCACGCAATCGAACACGATCCCGAAGTGCAGCTCAGCGCTCGATCAGCGCTTCCTCGGAGAAGAGCGAAGGTTACGAA AGCGGCAGCGAACGCACCTCACGCTCTCGCACTGCGAGCACAGCCACCGCAAGTGTCGCCAGCGATTCGAAGAGttccagcagcagcgacaaggCGGAGAATGGAGATGGCATTGACTACAAGGCGCTCTGGGAAGCGGCCAA AATGGAGAACGATAAGCTCAAGCAAATGCTCAAGCAGAAGGACGACGAAGTTGTACAAACGCGTGCGACGCTCGAGCGTTTTGCCAATGCC caacttGATGTCTACAAGACGGATAATCATCGCCTGAAGGAGGAGAACGCAGCGTTGATTAgagtaattagtaaattaagtaaatga
- the LOC132789525 gene encoding LOW QUALITY PROTEIN: H(+)/Cl(-) exchange transporter 5 (The sequence of the model RefSeq protein was modified relative to this genomic sequence to represent the inferred CDS: deleted 2 bases in 1 codon) produces the protein MDKFPLKGSREAAAEGNSYITAYQTVMKKSNGHTIGAGDGDHPLAPHSKLSSYAAATTSLTAATDDEDMIDITPRSSPGELIGGPSSSYHRETATESDTERDYAPNQRTMHHHHQHQHVPTHSAFGDPMDGALSFYGSSDVQDDIPGIGQYEDFHTIDWQRDIARDRMRHRYIVKKRQDSLWDLIKGSIDAGSGWLCVLLVGIAAGCVAGMVDIGASWMSDLKHGICPAAFWFNREQCCYPAKQSVFEEGNCSTWKTWPEIFGLSRTGTGPYIISYIWYILWALLFASLSASLVRMFAPYACGSGIPEIKTILSGFIIRGYLGKWTLLIKSVGLMLSVSAGLTLGKEGPMVHIASCIGNIFSHLFPKYGRNEAKKREILSAASAAGVSVAFGAPIGGVLFSLEEVSYYFPLKTLWRSFFCALIAAFVLRSLTPFGNEHSVLFFVEYNKPWIFFELIPFVFLGIMGGAIGTFFIKANLWWCRYRKFSKLGQYPVSEVLFVTLVTGIICYPNPFTRMNMNELIFLLVSKCSPGDMTNPLCDYKRMNISTSTGFVEVTEPGPRVYSSIWLLVLTFVLKLALTIFTFGIKVPSGLFIPSLLLGAIMGRIVGIGVEQFAYSYPNIWFFTGECADSNLITPGLYAVVGAAAVLGGVTRMTVSLVVIMFELTGGVRYIVPLMAAAMASKWVGDALGRQGIYDAHIALNGYPFLDSKEEFAHTTLAADVMQPKRNETLNVITQDSMTVDDVENLLKETEHNGYPVVVSRENQYLVGFVLRRDLNLAIGNAKRLIEGINSNSIVLFTSTQPTQNLGPQPLKLKKILDMAPITVTDQTPMETVVDMFRKLGLRQTLVTHNGRLLGVITKKDVLRHVKQMDNEDPNTVLFN, from the exons ATGGATAAATTCCCATTAAAGGGTAGCAGAGAGGCTGCAGCGGAAGGTAACAGCTACATAACCGCATATCAGACAGTCATGAAAAAG TCAAACGGTCACACTATTGGAGCCGGCGACGGCGATCATCCGTTAGCGCCGCATTCAAAGCTCTCCTCGTATGCGGCAGCAACCACATCACTTACCGCAGCTACCGACGACGAGGATATGATCGATATAACGCCACGCTCCAGTCCGGGTGAATTAATTGGGGGCCCTTCCAGCAGTTATCACCGTGAAACAGCGACAGAATCGGATACGGAACGTGATTATGCGCCCAATCAGCGAACaatgcatcatcatcatcaacatcaacatgtGCCAACTCACAGCGCTTTCGGCGATCCCATGGATG GAGCACTCTCATTCTATGGCTCCTCGGATGTGCAGGATGATATACCCGGCATTGGACAGTATGAAGATTTCCACACCATCGACTGGCAGCGCGACATTGCGCGTGATCGCATGCGACATCGTTACATTGTCAAAAAGCGACAGGATTCTCTCTGGGACTTGATCAAG GGTTCAATTGATGCGGGCTCTGGTTGGCTGTGCGTGCTGCTGGTGGGAATCGCTGCGGGTTGCGTTGCGGGCATGGTTGACATTGGCGCGAGTTGGATGTCCGATCTTAAGCATGGCATTTGTCCGGCCGCCTTTTGGTTTAATCGCGAGCAATGCTGTTATCCAGCCAAACAATCTGTCTTTGAAGAGGGCAACTGCTCCACG TGGAAAACATGGCCCGAGATCTTTGGACTCAGCCGCACGGGCACCGGACCGTACATCATCTCGTACATTTGGTACATCTTGTGGGCATTGCTGTTCGCCTCGCTGAGTGCGTCGCTGGTACGCATGTTTGCACCGTATGCTTGTGGCTCGGGTATTCCCGAGATCAAGACCATTCTGTCGGGCTTTATTATACGCGGCTATTTGGGCAAATGGACATTGCTGATCAAATCGGTGGGCTTGATGCTCTCCGTGTCGGCCGGCCTGACGCTGGGCAAGGAGGGACCCATGGTGCACATTGCCAGCTGCATTGGCAACATCTTCTCGCATCTGTTTCCGAAGTACGGACGTAACGAGGCTAAGAAACGTGAAATTCTATCGGCAGCCTCTGCGGCAGGGGTCTCAGTGGCTTTCGGAGCACCTATAGGCGGAGTGTTATTCTCACTGGAAGAGGTGTCCTATTATTTC CCCCTCAAGACACTTTGGCGTTCGTTCTTCTGTGCATTGATTGCTGCTTTCGTGTTGCGCTCGCTGACACCGTTTGGCAATGAGCATTCTGTGCTGTTCTTTGTGGAATACAACAAGCCCTGGATCTTCTTTGAGCTCATACCGTTTGTCTTTCTTGGCATCATGGGT gGCGCCATTGGCACGTTCTTTATTAAAGCGAATTTGTGGTGGTGCCGGTACAGAAAGTTCAGCAAGCTCGGCCAATATCCCGTTAGCGAAGTTCTCTTTGTCACCCTAGTCACCGGCATCATTTGCTATCCGAATCCGTTTACACGCATGAACATGAACGAGCTCATATTTCTGCTGGTTAGCAAGTGTTCTCCCGGCGATATGACTAACCCATTGTG TGACTACAAACGCATGAACATAAGCACAAGCACTGGCTTTGTTGAGGTAACCGAACCTGGACCCCGTGTCTACAGCTCCATTTGGCTGCTCGTGTTGACCTTTGTGCTGAAGCTGGCGTTGACCATATTCACATTTGGCATTAAGGTGCCCTCGGGTCTGTTCATACCGTCGCTGCTATTGGGTGCCATCATGGGACGCATTGTTGGCATTGGTGTCGAGCAGTTCGCGTACAGTTATCCGAATATTTGGTTCTTTACCGGCGAGTGTGCGGACAGCAATCTAATAACACCCGGATTGTATGCTGTAGTgggcgctgctgctgtcctgGGCGGCGTTACACGTATGACAGTCTCGCTGGTCGTCATCATGTTTGAGTTGACTGGCGGCGTGCGTTACATTGTGCCATTGATGGCTGCTGCTATGGCCTCCAAGTGGGTGGGCGATGCATTGGGTCGTCAGGGCATATATGATGCGCACATTGCGCTAAATGGTTACCCGTTCCTGGACAGCAAAGAGGAGTTTGCGCACACAACACTGGCGGCTGATGTAATGCAACCGAAACGCAATGAAACATTGAATGTCATCACCCAGGACTCCATGACAGTGGACGATGTGGAGAATCTGCTAAAGGAGACCGAGCACAATGGTTATCCCGTTGTTGTGTCCAGAGAAAATCAATACTTGGTTGGCTTTGTGCTGCGCAGAGATCTAAACTTGGCAATTG GCAACGCCAAGCGTCTTATCGAGGGCATTAACAGCAATTCCATTGTGTTGTTTACATCCACACAACCCACACAAAATCTGGGTCCTCAGCCACTGAAACTTAAGAAGATTCTCGACATGGCGCCCATCACGGTGACAGATCAAACGCCCATGGAAACGGTCGTCGATATGTTCCGCAAACTGGGTCTGCGCCAAACACTGGTCACACACAATGG tcGTTTGCTTGGTGTAATCACGAAAAAAGATGTGCTACGCCATGTGAAGCAAATGGACAATGAAGATCCCAATACAGTGCTCTTCAATTAA
- the LOC132789526 gene encoding uncharacterized protein LOC132789526, giving the protein MDVLSHYSSPVIEFPATQPIEKQNALVDNCTGTDPPPPSKEVSTSTQQKQHIATQTEQLKGNTNGSVEYDERALAKWLRQIYPLVEQELSQPTPLMDEDQQQQLSNQGALQDQLQVHIYQNLPMGSVENSQGLAIWLCVHTNNAPVLVTTTVAQHDDWCEHVDQQLKLFVPQRVAHGDFVIYREMKALPLKSCLRSLSTNSFNKNMFAGATMDGELFVWLYEQSRGASDANVDIKQLHSVTSTQGAAVALDWVTEQRLLACYANGTVLQWLVTKQMTLDWEYTAAVGGELSTMVSLGLNDFVLGTNDGGVYRCWSTEDRSSNNQLQLLALRRHRFMVSTLLRTEMDGHPMVITCDLSGQAYYHDMRHEDEDTAQLIVQIPLPFKNAIACSRDANIIYCPSNDGALEYYRVSDGAHAHVKGALRGRGNLIRISDNGCWLITGLYGSEFQIFYIEHNSRD; this is encoded by the exons ATGGACGTACTTTCCCACTACAGTTCACCAGTAATTGAGTTTCCGGCCACGCAGCCCATAGAGAAACAGAATGCACTTGTCGACAACTGTACAGGCACAGATCCGCCTCCTCCGAGCAAAGAGGTTTCCACTTCCacgcagcagaagcagcacaTAGCCACACAAACAGAGCAGCTTAAGGGGAATACAAATGGCAGCGTGGAGTACGATGAGCGTGCGTTGGCCAAATGGCTGCGACAGATCTATCCACTAGTGGAGCAAGAGTTGAGTCAACCCACGCCACTGATGGATGAggatcaacagcagcagctgtcgaATCAAGGCGCCTTGCAGGATCAGTTGCAGGTGCACATCTATCAGAATCTGCCCATGGGCAGCGTGGAGAACTCCCAAGGATTGGCCATTTGGTTGTGTGTGCACACCAACAATGCGCCAGTGTTGGTGACCACAACTGTGGCACAACATGACGATTGGTGCGAGCATGTGGATCAGCAGCTGAAGCTCTTTGTGCCACAGCGTGTGGCGCATGGCGACTTTGTGATCTACAGGGAGATGAAGGCGTTGCCATTGAAGTCATGTTTGCGAAGTTTATCCACGAATAGCTTCAATAAGAACATGTTTGCTGGCGCCACCATGGATGGAGAGCTCTTTGTCTGGCTCTATGAGCAATCGCGAGGTGCCAGCGATGCTAACGTGGACATCAAGCAGCTTCACAGCGTCACATCTACGCAAGGAGCTGCTGTGGCACTCGATTGGGTGACGGAGCAGCGATTGCTTGCTTGCTATGCCAATGGCACTGTGTTGCAGTGGCTGGTCACCAAACAGATGACACTTGATTGGGA ATACACAGCAGCAGTTGGTGGAGAGCTATCCACAATGGTTTCTCTTGGATTAAACGACTTTGTGCTGGGCACCAACGATGGTGGAGTTTATCGCTGCTGGAGCACAGAAGACAGATCCTCCAACAatcaactgcagctgctggctTTGCGACGACATCGTTTCATGGTGTCCACATTGCTGCGCACCGAGATGGATGGTCACCCCATGGTAATCACCTGCGATCTGAGTGGACAAGCTTATTACCATGATATGCGGCATGAGGATGAG GACACCGCTCAGTTGATTGTGCAGATTCCGCTGCCGTTTAAGAATGCCATTGCCTGCAGTCGGGATGCCAATATCATCTACTGTCCCAGCAACGATGGAGCTTTGGAGTATTATAGGGTTAGCGATGGAGCTCATGCGCATGTCAAGGGCGCTCTTCGGGGTCGTGGCAACCTCATAAGGATCAGTGACAATGG TTGTTGGCTAATCACTGGACTCTATGGCTCCGagtttcagattttctatatTGAACATAATTCAAGAGATTAG